Part of the Bacillus cabrialesii genome is shown below.
TGTTCGAATAAATCAAGCAATGCTGTCAGTCCTTCAGCCTCTTCGGGCGATTCTGGCACCTGAAACGCATCAGTCATATCTTGAAATGCACGCAGACTTTGCGACAGCTTCTCAATATACCCCTTAAATTCTTCTGATTGGCTTCCGCCCTTAAAAAATGAATCCAGATCCCACCTTTGTTCTACCCCTTGCAGCGCCATAACACAAAACCCCTTTCCTTCTTTCGTTTTATTATAGAACAATTCTGAATTATTGTATAAAAATTTCTTTTATAGGCGTCTTTTTCCGTTTATGAATGTACAATAGCTGTAGCAGTTAAATAGGAGGTATATGATGAATAAAAAAATCGCGATCGTAACAGGAGCTTCAAAAGGCTTTGGTCAGCTTGCCGCAGTAAAGCTCGCCAAGTCATTTTTCGTGATTGCCACAACTAGACAGCCTGAGAAAGCTGAACAGCTGCGGGAATTGGCCGAAGCACACAATGTGTCTGATTCTATTCACATTACCGCTCTCGACGTCACAGATGAACAATCGATAGCCTTATTCGGAAAAGCGATTAGCGCTTACGCTCCCATTGATCTTCTCGTCAACAACGCAGGTACGGCTTACGGAGGATTTGTCGAGGATGTGCCGATGGAACATTTCAGACAGCAATTTGAAACGAATGTCTTCGGGTTAATCCATGTGACAAAAACCGTTCTGCCTTACATAAGAAAGCATGGCGGCGCAAAGATTATAAACGTGAGCAGCATCAGCGGCCTGACCGGATTCCCCGCGCTGTCGCCATATGCGGCTTCCAAGCATGCATTAGAGGGTTTTTCTGAAAGCCTTCGTATCGAGCTGCTTCCGTTCGGTATCGAAACCGCTTTGATCGAGCCGGGCTCATACAAAACGTCAATCTGGTCAACTTCATTATCAAATTTTATGTCGGTGCCTGCTGACGATTCAGCCTATCATCAATACTATAAAAAGATCCTTGCCTACGTTGAAAAAAACGCAGATGAAAGCGGAGATCCCCAAGAGGTTGCCGACCTCATTTATCAATTGGCAACAAAACAGCACGTAAAGAAATTACGCTACCCGATCGGAAAGGGCATCAAGCTCACCCTGTTATTCCGCTCGCTATTCCCTTGGTCTGCGTGGGAGTCTATCCTGAAGAAAAAACTATTCAGTTCATCTAAATTATAATTATTATAATTTAGTATTGATTTTTAATTAATACGTGATATAATTAAATTAACAGATCACAAGGAGGACGTTATCTTATGAAAACTGAAAACGCAAAAACAAACCAAACATTAGTTGAGAATTCAATGAACACACAATTATCAAACTGGTTTCTTTTATACTCTAAGCTCCACCGTTTCCATTGGTATGTGAAAGGCCCTCATTTCTTTACATTGCATGAGAAATTTGAAGAGCTTTATGACCATGCGGCTGAAACAGTCGATACCATCGCTGAGCGTCTGCTGGCGATCGGCGGGCAGCCTGTTGCCACAGTGAAAGAATACACTGAGCATGCATCTATCACAGACGGCGGAAACGAAACATCAGCGTCAGAAATGGTACAAGCATTGGTAGATGACTACAAACAAATCAGCAGCGAATCTAAATTCGTGATCGGCCTGGCTGAAGAAAATCAAGACAATGCAACAGCGGACTTGTTTGTCGGATTGATTGATGAAGTTGAAAAACAAGTGTGGATGCTTTCCGCTTACTTAGGATAAAAAAAGCTGAACCCTTTCCGGGTTCAGCTTTTTGATTACCGCTTAGCTTGAACTGCTTTCTGTCTGCTTGGTCAGTGTTACATTCAACGTTTTCGTTTTTCCGTTTCGCAGCACTTGGATTGTCGTTTTATCTCCGACTTTCAAGTCTTTGTAAAGGATCTGACGGATATCCGCACTGCTTTTCACGTCTTTGCCGCTTAGCTTGACAATGACATCCTCAGATTTGATACCGGCTTTTGCCGCCGGTGAATTTGCTTGAACTTCTTTTACATAAACACCTTTGCCCAATTGATCTCCAAACAGGCCGAGTGTATTTTCCTGATACGTTTCAGGAACTTGCGACATGTCAATCATTTGCACGCCTAAAAACGGACGGTCTACTTTCCCGTTTTCCAGCAGCTGGTCAACTATCGGCTCTACATCATTGCTTGGAATCGCAAATCCAAGTGACTCCACGCCGCTTTCGCTCACCTTCAAACTGTTGATGCCGATGACCTGGCCGTTTGCATTGATTAACGGGCCTCCGCTGTTCCCCGGGTTGATGGCAGCGTCAGTTTGCAGCACGTTCATTTCCACCGTACCCTGTGTTGTATCCACATCAATTGTCCGGTTCAGTCCGCTGATGATGCCTTGTGTCACCGTACCGGAAAACTGCTGTCCGAGCGGATTTCCGATGGCAATGACCTTTTCGCCCGTACGAAGCTGTGAAGAGTCACCGAAGCTCGCCACTTTTTTGATGTTCTTGCTGCTGATCTCCAGAACAGCCAAATCAGTAATGGCATCGCTGCCGACAAGCTTGGCAGTCTCCGTTTCTCCGTTATATAACGTGACAGTCAGCTTATTCGCGCCTTCAACGACATGATTGTTTGTGATGACATACGCTTTATTGCCGTCTTTTTTGAAAATGACGCCAGACCCGGTTCCGCTTTCACTTTCTGAGCTGGAGCCGCCTCCCGTGCCGAATGTGTTATTTTGGGAGGTTTGGATATTTGAGATGCCGACAATCGTCGGCTCTAAATCCTCCACCATATCAGCGACGTTTGAAGCGTTCGTTATTGGTGTCGTTGTAAAGTTATCAGACTGCACCTGTTTATTGGCGGAAACGGTTTCGGTTGTCTGATTTTGGTCTGACGGCAAATAAGGCGCGATGCCGAGCATCAGGCCCCCGCCGATAATCCCGCCTAAAATCGGGCTCAGCCATGCGGCTCTCCGTTTCTTTTCTTTTTTCACAGCCGTTTCTTTCTTTTCCATTTCTAAAGCGGAAGCCGTTTCTTCCCGTCCCGCTTCATACGAAGCAGGCGCGTCAAGCAATTTCTGTTCAGAATGCTCAATCAGCTGCCGGTTTTCTGTATTCTGCTGTTCTGTATGTGAAGATTCTGTTTGATGCTGATCGTTTTGGTCATCACGTCGATAATCCATGGTTCTTACACTCCTTTAACGGTTTTTCATTTATCGTTACATATTTATCGCATGTACAAGTTCAATTGTCCCAATAATGAGGAGAAAAGCAAAG
Proteins encoded:
- a CDS encoding oxidoreductase; this encodes MNKKIAIVTGASKGFGQLAAVKLAKSFFVIATTRQPEKAEQLRELAEAHNVSDSIHITALDVTDEQSIALFGKAISAYAPIDLLVNNAGTAYGGFVEDVPMEHFRQQFETNVFGLIHVTKTVLPYIRKHGGAKIINVSSISGLTGFPALSPYAASKHALEGFSESLRIELLPFGIETALIEPGSYKTSIWSTSLSNFMSVPADDSAYHQYYKKILAYVEKNADESGDPQEVADLIYQLATKQHVKKLRYPIGKGIKLTLLFRSLFPWSAWESILKKKLFSSSKL
- the mrgA gene encoding metalloregulation DNA-binding stress protein MgrA, with amino-acid sequence MKTENAKTNQTLVENSMNTQLSNWFLLYSKLHRFHWYVKGPHFFTLHEKFEELYDHAAETVDTIAERLLAIGGQPVATVKEYTEHASITDGGNETSASEMVQALVDDYKQISSESKFVIGLAEENQDNATADLFVGLIDEVEKQVWMLSAYLG
- the htrB gene encoding serine protease Do-like protein HtrB — its product is MDYRRDDQNDQHQTESSHTEQQNTENRQLIEHSEQKLLDAPASYEAGREETASALEMEKKETAVKKEKKRRAAWLSPILGGIIGGGLMLGIAPYLPSDQNQTTETVSANKQVQSDNFTTTPITNASNVADMVEDLEPTIVGISNIQTSQNNTFGTGGGSSSESESGTGSGVIFKKDGNKAYVITNNHVVEGANKLTVTLYNGETETAKLVGSDAITDLAVLEISSKNIKKVASFGDSSQLRTGEKVIAIGNPLGQQFSGTVTQGIISGLNRTIDVDTTQGTVEMNVLQTDAAINPGNSGGPLINANGQVIGINSLKVSESGVESLGFAIPSNDVEPIVDQLLENGKVDRPFLGVQMIDMSQVPETYQENTLGLFGDQLGKGVYVKEVQANSPAAKAGIKSEDVIVKLSGKDVKSSADIRQILYKDLKVGDKTTIQVLRNGKTKTLNVTLTKQTESSSS